A window of Aigarchaeota archaeon contains these coding sequences:
- a CDS encoding iron-containing alcohol dehydrogenase: MEGFNITELVFELRMPYVKFGNGALYELGYDFSKLKLKKVLIITDDYINKKTDYVERAISSFKQNGIEADVWDGVEPEPSDVSIQEGIEYAKRANYDSFVAIGGGSCIDTAKLIDLYTTYPAELTDYFAPPIGKGLQIPGPIKFLAAVPTTSGTGSETTGTAVVTFVVKKSKFGITHEYLIPKIAVLDPLLTTSMPPKLTATTGIDALMHAIEAYLAKPYNTRERPQSPLTRPAYQGSMPITDILAEKAILLIGEYLPKAYANGLNIEARANMHLAAFIAGVAFGNAGVHLAHALALPLSAILMDKGVKLPHGIAVGVFGPGMLKVLEPFYPKRCSIIANYLSGGAIPHAHEALLEFIKTLGLPSSLHELGVTEKDIDALVDAALMNKRLLLLSPIVPERDVLKRIAIESLQQQ, translated from the coding sequence ATGGAAGGGTTTAACATAACGGAGCTTGTTTTCGAGCTTCGTATGCCTTATGTAAAGTTTGGTAACGGTGCACTTTACGAACTGGGTTACGATTTCTCGAAGTTAAAGCTAAAGAAGGTTCTAATCATAACGGATGATTATATAAACAAAAAGACGGACTACGTTGAGCGCGCCATTTCATCGTTTAAGCAAAACGGCATCGAGGCTGATGTTTGGGATGGTGTTGAACCAGAGCCCTCAGATGTCTCAATACAGGAGGGGATAGAATATGCCAAAAGAGCTAATTATGATAGTTTCGTGGCCATTGGTGGCGGTAGTTGTATAGACACTGCTAAGCTGATAGACCTATATACCACATATCCCGCTGAACTGACCGACTACTTTGCACCGCCGATTGGTAAAGGGTTACAAATCCCAGGTCCCATAAAATTCTTGGCGGCAGTACCTACGACCTCAGGAACAGGTAGTGAAACGACAGGAACGGCCGTAGTGACCTTCGTGGTCAAAAAGTCGAAATTTGGCATAACTCATGAATACTTAATACCTAAGATAGCGGTCTTGGATCCTCTTTTAACGACATCAATGCCACCAAAATTAACGGCCACTACGGGTATTGATGCGCTTATGCATGCAATAGAAGCATACTTGGCGAAACCGTACAATACGAGAGAGCGGCCACAATCGCCTTTGACCAGACCCGCCTATCAGGGCTCCATGCCTATAACTGACATTCTTGCTGAAAAGGCGATTCTATTGATCGGAGAATATCTTCCAAAAGCTTATGCAAACGGCCTTAATATAGAAGCAAGAGCAAATATGCACCTTGCTGCGTTCATAGCTGGTGTCGCTTTTGGTAACGCTGGCGTACACTTGGCTCATGCCCTAGCTCTGCCCCTTTCTGCAATCTTAATGGATAAGGGCGTGAAATTGCCGCACGGTATTGCAGTAGGAGTTTTTGGGCCGGGTATGCTAAAGGTTTTAGAACCTTTTTATCCAAAGAGATGCTCGATTATAGCAAACTATCTGAGCGGAGGGGCTATTCCGCACGCGCATGAAGCTTTATTAGAGTTCATTAAGACCCTGGGGCTTCCGAGTAGTCTACATGAATTGGGCGTAACCGAGAAGGATATTGATGCTTTGGTGGATGCCGCACTCATGAATAAGAGACTTTTATTGCTAAGTCCCATAGTACCTGAGAGAGATGTTCTGAAAAGAATAGCGATTGAAAGTCTGCAACAACAATAA
- the albA gene encoding DNA-binding protein Alba has protein sequence MSSTEAVVLVGKKPTMNYVLATTLPLAEGKKVLLKARGRAISKAVDIVEVVRRRFVQNAVIEKVSIGTEEGRVGADGKPRNVSTIEILVSVPEQPAKKGK, from the coding sequence ATGAGCAGCACGGAAGCCGTTGTTCTCGTAGGAAAGAAACCTACGATGAACTATGTGCTCGCTACCACGCTACCGCTCGCTGAAGGCAAAAAGGTATTACTGAAAGCAAGAGGACGGGCCATAAGCAAGGCCGTTGACATCGTAGAAGTCGTTAGGAGAAGGTTTGTTCAAAATGCCGTTATAGAGAAGGTCAGCATCGGTACTGAGGAAGGCAGAGTAGGCGCCGATGGTAAGCCGAGGAACGTCAGCACCATCGAGATACTCGTCAGCGTTCCGGAGCAGCCAGCTAAGAAGGGCAAGTGA
- a CDS encoding deoxyhypusine synthase family protein: MIKVKLLKQFDADCSIGYCELLKRFSEIGMVARELGRAFSIMVNMFMDKECHRLLGIAGAAVASGLRPLITKLIRFGFVNTIVTTGANITHDIIEAIGGKHFVLEREEIDDVKLAKMGIYRIYNIGVTKESYIMLEKFVDETFGSISGTFSSSDIVKMLASRINDENSFVRASYELGVEVFSPALADSIIGSQIRFRTGGKVKLDTFSDIGKLVDRVWTSKRTGAIFLGGGTPKHFTMMAVNMADRPLSYAVQITTDREEHGGLSGARLEEAKSWGKVKVEGMIANVCLDMSIALPLLLLAFEEWMRQQRPENTLKS; this comes from the coding sequence GTGATCAAAGTGAAGTTACTTAAACAATTCGATGCTGATTGCAGTATCGGCTATTGTGAACTCTTGAAAAGGTTCTCCGAGATCGGCATGGTCGCAAGGGAGTTAGGTAGAGCGTTCTCAATAATGGTGAATATGTTTATGGATAAGGAGTGTCACAGATTACTTGGAATCGCTGGTGCTGCTGTCGCATCCGGCTTAAGACCTCTCATAACCAAGTTGATAAGGTTCGGTTTTGTCAACACTATCGTGACGACTGGGGCGAACATAACACATGACATTATAGAGGCTATAGGTGGCAAACATTTCGTGCTTGAACGTGAAGAGATAGACGACGTCAAGTTGGCAAAAATGGGGATCTATAGGATATACAATATAGGAGTTACGAAAGAGTCCTACATTATGCTGGAAAAGTTCGTAGACGAAACCTTTGGAAGTATAAGTGGCACCTTCTCTAGCTCCGACATAGTTAAAATGCTGGCTTCAAGGATCAACGATGAAAACTCTTTCGTAAGAGCGTCCTATGAGCTAGGGGTCGAGGTATTCAGCCCGGCCTTGGCGGATTCAATAATCGGAAGCCAAATTAGGTTCAGGACCGGCGGCAAGGTGAAGCTGGATACGTTTTCTGACATAGGCAAGCTGGTAGATAGGGTATGGACCTCAAAACGTACGGGGGCCATCTTCCTTGGCGGTGGCACTCCAAAGCACTTTACGATGATGGCGGTCAATATGGCTGATAGGCCGTTGAGCTATGCGGTACAAATAACCACTGATAGAGAAGAGCACGGTGGGCTTAGCGGTGCAAGGTTAGAAGAGGCTAAATCTTGGGGGAAGGTTAAGGTAGAGGGCATGATAGCAAACGTCTGCCTAGATATGTCTATAGCATTGCCCCTCCTCCTACTGGCTTTCGAAGAATGGATGAGGCAACAACGTCCTGAAAATACCTTAAAATCTTAG
- the thiI gene encoding tRNA 4-thiouridine(8) synthase ThiI → MYDVALVHYGEIGTKGTNRPLFENALVENIKRALKDKASEVLRLRGRILVKPEPNVDSEEIKQGLGKVFGIAWFALAYESEQNIDTMVKDILKRLTEHGIKAKSFMVHTKRADKNFPYTSLEVNKIIGARILESTGMNVDLENPDATIFIELVNGKAYLYFERVKGLGGLPVGVSGKVLSLLSGGLDSPVAAWLMMKRGCHVDFLHLHALRNAQEVRESKIFEIFRYLSSFCRDSKLFVAPFYKFLEKTLNAPIKLELVLFRKFMLKLAEVLAKREGYLGIVTGDSIGQVASQTLRNIWSAQRGLDLPVYRPLLTYDKEEIIRLAKHIGTYELSLKGYKDCCSIIARHPETSSKPDIVQDIWDKLGLEDAVTETLTLIECLE, encoded by the coding sequence TTGTACGATGTTGCCCTAGTTCATTATGGCGAGATAGGGACAAAAGGTACCAATAGGCCCCTTTTTGAGAATGCGCTAGTCGAAAATATAAAGCGAGCATTAAAGGACAAGGCGAGTGAGGTTTTACGTCTTAGAGGAAGGATATTAGTGAAGCCGGAACCGAACGTAGATTCGGAAGAAATAAAGCAAGGTTTGGGGAAAGTATTCGGAATAGCATGGTTTGCGTTAGCATATGAAAGCGAGCAGAACATCGATACCATGGTCAAAGACATTCTCAAAAGACTTACGGAACATGGTATAAAAGCAAAAAGCTTCATGGTTCATACAAAAAGGGCGGATAAGAACTTCCCATACACATCTCTCGAAGTCAATAAGATAATCGGTGCAAGAATACTCGAGAGCACGGGAATGAACGTTGACCTCGAAAACCCAGACGCTACAATCTTCATAGAGCTTGTTAATGGAAAAGCCTACCTATACTTTGAGAGGGTGAAAGGGCTCGGGGGCTTACCGGTCGGTGTAAGCGGAAAGGTTTTGAGTTTGTTATCTGGAGGATTAGACTCGCCGGTCGCAGCTTGGCTCATGATGAAGAGGGGATGCCATGTTGACTTTCTTCATCTACATGCGTTGAGGAATGCGCAAGAAGTTCGGGAGTCTAAGATATTCGAGATCTTTAGATATCTGTCTTCCTTTTGTAGAGACTCAAAACTCTTTGTCGCACCCTTCTACAAATTTTTAGAAAAGACTCTAAACGCGCCCATAAAGCTTGAGCTAGTTTTATTCAGAAAGTTCATGTTAAAGCTGGCGGAGGTCTTAGCAAAGCGCGAGGGTTATTTAGGTATAGTAACGGGCGATAGTATAGGACAGGTAGCGTCCCAAACACTTAGAAACATCTGGTCTGCTCAAAGAGGTTTGGATTTACCGGTCTATAGGCCCCTCTTAACTTACGACAAAGAGGAGATAATAAGACTAGCTAAGCATATAGGCACGTATGAGTTATCTTTGAAGGGCTACAAAGATTGTTGTTCGATAATTGCCAGACATCCCGAAACATCTTCTAAACCTGACATAGTCCAAGATATTTGGGATAAACTTGGGCTGGAGGACGCAGTTACGGAGACACTCACTCTTATCGAGTGTTTAGAATAG
- a CDS encoding NAD(P)H-hydrate epimerase, whose product MIVETISSEEMAVADENSEYLGTPRILLMENAGRAVAEHLKEHFKDLRGKFVTVFCGTGNNGGDGMVAARHLAGYGCKVLVVFLGSPDKIRTYEANVNFAAINSMKATVEIVVTKDVTTLESLADRIKNSDAIVDGIFGTGIKGEIREPWLTAIKQINALGRYVVAIDVPSGIDPDTGEIAGTSVKADTTITFHRIKPGLLTEQGKKFSGKLIVSSIGMPPEAELIAGPGDLRVATTYMGKDGGRLGVILDEVTDENVILLRVCGLMCKEVGVLGQFVPHGYHEHNVKYMTMEEFIDSIRTFSTVFLEGDVGRDVLTKVIGYDTRAKIFTHSYELANLAKKHLSVVLALTSEDIVSLGLSVQDVFKDIKSVLDVVKDLSRKLSMPIGVIAEIDGISDGNAVKANWLLEPIRDPVCRYLYFAIASALLSWGTSAIRSLSAASFVARSVTAKLSQTGKTATPENVLSALMTLLNEMKLSYVLQNRS is encoded by the coding sequence ATGATCGTGGAGACTATATCGTCAGAGGAGATGGCTGTCGCTGATGAGAATAGCGAATACCTTGGCACACCGAGAATACTCCTGATGGAGAACGCCGGCAGGGCTGTCGCTGAGCACCTCAAAGAACATTTTAAAGACCTTAGGGGCAAATTTGTGACCGTTTTTTGCGGAACCGGTAACAACGGTGGAGACGGCATGGTTGCAGCTAGGCACCTGGCAGGATACGGATGCAAGGTTCTCGTCGTATTTCTAGGAAGCCCTGATAAAATAAGAACATATGAGGCGAACGTAAACTTTGCAGCTATCAACTCTATGAAAGCAACGGTAGAGATCGTCGTTACGAAAGACGTTACGACCTTGGAATCGTTGGCCGACAGGATAAAGAACTCTGATGCTATAGTTGACGGCATATTCGGCACGGGTATTAAGGGAGAAATCAGAGAGCCTTGGTTGACTGCGATAAAACAAATTAATGCTTTAGGTAGATATGTCGTAGCGATAGACGTCCCTTCAGGTATCGACCCAGATACGGGCGAAATTGCAGGTACATCCGTCAAGGCAGACACAACGATAACCTTTCATAGAATAAAACCGGGTCTTTTGACAGAGCAGGGCAAAAAGTTCTCCGGTAAGCTGATAGTGTCATCGATAGGAATGCCGCCAGAGGCAGAGTTAATCGCAGGACCCGGCGATCTTAGAGTTGCAACAACCTATATGGGTAAGGATGGGGGAAGACTCGGCGTTATACTTGATGAGGTGACTGACGAAAACGTGATCTTATTACGAGTGTGTGGTTTAATGTGTAAAGAGGTTGGGGTATTAGGTCAATTTGTACCTCATGGATATCACGAGCACAACGTGAAGTACATGACTATGGAAGAGTTTATAGATTCTATTAGGACATTTTCCACAGTTTTTCTTGAAGGGGATGTAGGGAGAGATGTTTTAACGAAGGTCATTGGTTATGATACCCGCGCCAAGATATTTACGCATTCATATGAGTTAGCAAACCTTGCTAAAAAACACCTCAGTGTCGTGTTGGCTCTTACATCGGAAGATATCGTATCCTTAGGCCTATCCGTACAGGATGTGTTCAAAGACATAAAATCGGTTTTAGATGTTGTAAAGGACCTAAGCAGAAAGCTTAGTATGCCGATAGGCGTAATAGCAGAGATCGACGGTATATCAGACGGTAATGCTGTAAAGGCCAATTGGCTTTTAGAACCTATTCGTGATCCTGTGTGCAGATATCTTTATTTTGCTATAGCTTCGGCATTGTTATCGTGGGGGACAAGCGCTATAAGATCTCTTTCGGCAGCTAGCTTTGTTGCAAGGAGTGTAACAGCTAAGCTATCACAAACAGGCAAAACGGCAACTCCTGAGAATGTGCTCTCAGCCCTTATGACCCTTTTAAACGAAATGAAATTATCATATGTTCTCCAAAATCGTTCTTAA
- a CDS encoding Trm112 family protein gives MKYRLMDLLACPICKKFPLSLLVFTEATLQPPKNIRKCELYCAYHNNDLSEVQNPDCASCYTKEISSGMLICDGCGRWYPIEEEIPRLLPDELRKFNEDVEFLKRWKEKIPEKVLKEGKPFSLK, from the coding sequence TTGAAGTATAGATTGATGGACTTACTTGCATGTCCGATCTGTAAAAAGTTCCCGCTCTCGCTCTTGGTATTTACTGAGGCGACACTTCAACCTCCAAAGAATATCAGAAAATGCGAGCTCTATTGTGCTTATCATAATAACGACCTATCTGAGGTGCAGAATCCTGATTGTGCATCGTGCTACACTAAGGAGATATCATCTGGGATGCTAATATGCGATGGTTGTGGAAGATGGTATCCGATAGAAGAAGAGATACCTAGACTGTTACCCGACGAGCTCAGGAAGTTTAACGAGGACGTTGAATTTCTAAAAAGGTGGAAGGAAAAGATTCCCGAAAAAGTTCTAAAAGAAGGAAAACCTTTTTCATTAAAATAA
- a CDS encoding VTT domain-containing protein, whose amino-acid sequence MSILESFYELIDLLISYGYFGSFIISFMGSLIPFLPLPYLFPIVLLSMRLDPFFIGVLSGLGGSLGKITSYIVGRFWRKFVSQNSKKNLDFFRSVIDKYGAIAVFLFALTPLPDDIVYIPMGIIGYGFLKFMMANCAGKIVLAVFVSYVGRYYKELMDMFIGESMSMLSILIAVIVMIFFSIVLFKMDWQKFVITFRQKGWRGVLTELPKLIGLSKKENV is encoded by the coding sequence TTGAGCATTTTAGAAAGCTTCTACGAACTTATTGATCTTCTCATCTCGTATGGCTATTTTGGCTCTTTTATTATATCATTCATGGGAAGCCTCATACCTTTCTTACCTTTGCCGTACCTTTTCCCTATAGTGTTGCTAAGTATGAGACTTGATCCGTTCTTCATAGGGGTACTATCCGGGTTAGGCGGCTCTTTAGGCAAAATCACATCCTATATAGTTGGGAGATTTTGGAGAAAATTCGTATCCCAAAATAGTAAGAAAAATCTCGATTTTTTCAGGTCCGTTATCGACAAGTACGGCGCAATCGCTGTATTTTTATTCGCATTAACTCCACTACCTGATGACATAGTCTACATACCCATGGGCATCATAGGTTATGGTTTTTTGAAATTTATGATGGCAAACTGTGCTGGCAAGATTGTCCTCGCGGTATTCGTTTCATATGTCGGAAGATACTATAAAGAATTAATGGACATGTTTATCGGCGAGTCGATGAGCATGCTATCGATATTGATTGCTGTAATTGTTATGATTTTCTTTTCCATTGTTCTGTTTAAAATGGATTGGCAGAAATTCGTAATAACCTTCAGACAGAAAGGATGGAGAGGCGTTTTAACTGAGCTGCCAAAATTAATTGGCCTGTCGAAAAAAGAAAATGTTTAA
- a CDS encoding tRNA (N(6)-L-threonylcarbamoyladenosine(37)-C(2))-methylthiotransferase, whose amino-acid sequence MVLKVYAEVYGCAANQADGEILLGLLEEAGFSIVNDPDEADLNVLVTCAVKKPTSDRMIERAKKLHESGKPLLVAGCMVTAEFEAIRKVAPSAIFLGPRDFYKVFEVIGSRVSLEHIHTFSNIHSKLGLHRYRKNRVIGIVPVSEGCRWARCTFCIVPIARGPFFSYPMNEVVNEARRMLEDGCREIWLTSQDMGSYGLDLGRNMLPDLINEVAGLQGKFFIRVGMMNPIYLSPILDDLITSYLNPKVFKFLHLPLQSGSAKVLRDMGRGYTPQLFKRIVEKFKTSIPELTLATDIIVGYPTETDEDFEMSIKLLDEIKPDIVNISKFYPRPGTPADKLPRLSSRVVDERSKIMTEICKELSIKSNERWVGWYGLALVDELGRYGEMVCRNTSYKPIVLNTKQDLLGKFVEVSVIDTAAYCLFGKLENVLI is encoded by the coding sequence ATGGTACTAAAAGTATATGCAGAGGTCTACGGTTGTGCTGCTAACCAGGCTGATGGAGAAATACTTCTCGGCTTACTAGAAGAAGCGGGTTTTAGCATAGTCAACGATCCTGATGAAGCTGACTTAAACGTGCTCGTTACTTGCGCGGTGAAGAAGCCAACCTCTGATAGGATGATCGAAAGAGCTAAAAAACTTCACGAAAGTGGAAAGCCGCTCTTAGTGGCAGGATGTATGGTTACCGCAGAGTTTGAGGCGATAAGAAAGGTGGCACCCTCTGCTATTTTCCTTGGTCCGCGTGATTTCTATAAAGTGTTCGAAGTTATCGGTAGCCGTGTGAGTTTAGAGCATATTCATACGTTCTCAAATATACATAGCAAGTTAGGTTTGCATAGATACAGAAAAAATAGAGTTATAGGAATAGTGCCCGTGTCCGAAGGGTGTAGATGGGCAAGATGCACCTTCTGCATTGTCCCGATAGCAAGAGGACCGTTCTTTAGCTATCCGATGAATGAAGTAGTGAATGAAGCCAGAAGGATGCTCGAGGACGGTTGCCGAGAAATATGGCTAACGAGTCAAGATATGGGTAGCTATGGTCTTGACCTCGGGAGGAATATGTTACCCGATCTGATAAACGAGGTGGCAGGGTTACAGGGCAAGTTCTTCATCAGAGTAGGCATGATGAACCCTATATATCTAAGCCCTATATTAGACGATTTGATCACATCCTACTTAAATCCCAAAGTCTTCAAGTTCCTTCACCTACCATTACAATCCGGTTCCGCTAAGGTTCTAAGGGATATGGGCAGGGGATATACGCCTCAGCTTTTTAAAAGAATAGTAGAGAAGTTTAAGACTTCTATTCCAGAACTCACGCTGGCAACAGACATAATCGTTGGATATCCAACAGAGACCGATGAGGATTTTGAGATGAGCATAAAGCTACTTGATGAAATAAAACCTGATATAGTTAATATATCCAAATTTTATCCCAGGCCTGGAACACCTGCGGATAAACTTCCACGACTTTCTTCAAGAGTTGTTGATGAAAGAAGCAAAATTATGACAGAAATCTGCAAGGAGTTATCAATAAAATCTAATGAAAGATGGGTTGGCTGGTACGGTCTGGCTTTAGTCGATGAATTAGGAAGATACGGCGAGATGGTATGTAGGAATACGTCTTATAAACCGATAGTGCTGAACACGAAACAAGATTTACTTGGCAAGTTCGTTGAGGTCAGCGTTATCGATACTGCTGCGTACTGTTTATTCGGAAAGCTCGAGAATGTTTTAATTTAG
- the npdG gene encoding NADPH-dependent F420 reductase, translating to MRIALLGGTGGQGFGLALRFCKAGMDVIIGSRSIERALEAANNIKTELSNNAKVEGMLNEEAVKVADVVFLTIPLVGLIPILKNIANDVIGKVVVSVIVPLEAEIGGAPRPIRLWSGSVAELVAERLKNSKVVAAFHNISADALNELEKPVECDVIVCSDHEDAKQLVMQLAQKIDGVRAIDGGPLRNSRYVEELTALLIFLDKRYSVKFSGLRFPGIKP from the coding sequence ATGAGGATAGCACTTCTGGGAGGTACTGGTGGTCAAGGTTTCGGTCTTGCCCTAAGGTTCTGTAAAGCAGGTATGGACGTCATCATCGGTTCTAGAAGTATAGAAAGGGCTTTGGAGGCTGCAAATAACATCAAGACCGAGCTGAGCAACAACGCAAAAGTTGAAGGTATGCTAAATGAGGAGGCAGTCAAAGTAGCAGACGTGGTGTTTCTTACAATCCCGCTCGTAGGTCTGATACCGATACTTAAAAATATTGCAAACGACGTGATTGGAAAGGTTGTGGTATCTGTAATTGTTCCACTTGAGGCAGAGATAGGTGGTGCACCCAGACCTATCCGTCTATGGTCGGGTTCAGTCGCTGAGCTCGTTGCTGAAAGGTTAAAGAATTCTAAAGTTGTAGCAGCATTTCATAATATTTCGGCTGATGCTTTAAATGAGCTTGAAAAACCTGTCGAATGCGATGTGATCGTCTGTAGCGATCATGAAGATGCGAAGCAGTTGGTTATGCAATTAGCGCAAAAGATAGATGGTGTGAGGGCCATTGACGGCGGACCTTTAAGAAACTCTAGGTACGTTGAGGAGCTTACCGCGCTTCTCATCTTCTTAGATAAAAGATACTCTGTCAAATTTTCAGGTTTACGTTTTCCGGGAATCAAACCATAA
- a CDS encoding phosphomannomutase/phosphoglucomutase, with product MVDPNIFRAYDIRGIFGKDINEEVATILGRVFGTYIGNRGEVLAGRDVRLSGETLCRAFGNGMMDAGCNVYDAGIIPTPAAYFGVVTLKMDGGFQVTASHNPPEWNGFKLILNNGDTVSEGFGIERIRDMTLKHEYKLAEKKGFSKKIDILPVYENFLLGRFKPERKVSVVLDLSNGAGCNFIPKLLYKAGCEIITINDVPDGNFPGHLPEPTQETLQQLSRLVISSKADFGVGLDGDADRAVFVDDLGRILPGDVALAVFVINLNKRGKVVYDVSSSFLKKVIEEAGCEPVESRVGRAFVMRKVRETGALIGGEKSNHIYFSDVYGFDDAIFAVCKMVEIISKSEAKLSEIVDKFPRLPSIPITSFDCPDEYKFKVVEELAKFFESKGFNISRIDGVKAISDDGWVLIRPSNTMPQIKMTAEARNEEKLKELVKMVQEMLKKKIDEISKG from the coding sequence ATGGTTGATCCAAACATCTTTAGAGCGTACGATATTAGGGGTATTTTTGGCAAAGATATAAACGAAGAAGTCGCAACAATATTGGGGAGAGTTTTTGGAACTTACATCGGCAATAGAGGTGAAGTCCTCGCCGGCAGGGACGTCAGGCTCAGTGGAGAAACATTATGCAGAGCTTTTGGTAACGGAATGATGGACGCTGGATGTAATGTTTACGATGCCGGAATTATACCAACACCTGCCGCATATTTTGGAGTTGTGACATTAAAGATGGACGGGGGATTTCAAGTAACCGCGTCACATAACCCGCCCGAGTGGAATGGTTTCAAACTTATCCTTAACAACGGTGATACAGTGTCTGAAGGTTTCGGTATAGAAAGGATAAGAGACATGACACTGAAACACGAATATAAACTTGCAGAAAAGAAAGGTTTTTCAAAGAAAATTGACATACTTCCTGTTTATGAAAACTTCTTGCTGGGAAGGTTTAAACCAGAAAGAAAGGTAAGCGTGGTACTCGACCTATCAAACGGTGCTGGATGTAATTTTATTCCAAAACTTCTGTATAAAGCAGGTTGCGAAATTATAACCATAAATGACGTTCCAGATGGGAACTTTCCAGGACACTTGCCTGAACCTACGCAGGAAACCTTACAACAACTTTCAAGACTGGTTATCAGCTCCAAAGCTGACTTTGGCGTTGGCTTAGACGGTGATGCAGATAGAGCGGTCTTCGTTGACGATCTAGGTAGAATATTGCCAGGCGATGTTGCACTTGCTGTGTTCGTTATCAACTTAAACAAAAGGGGCAAAGTAGTTTACGACGTCAGCTCTTCCTTTCTGAAGAAGGTCATAGAGGAAGCTGGTTGCGAGCCTGTCGAAAGCAGAGTCGGCAGGGCTTTCGTGATGAGAAAAGTTAGAGAGACTGGTGCGCTAATCGGTGGAGAAAAAAGCAACCACATATATTTCTCAGACGTATATGGTTTTGATGATGCCATATTCGCTGTTTGTAAGATGGTAGAGATAATCTCGAAAAGTGAAGCAAAGCTCTCAGAAATCGTTGATAAATTTCCGAGACTTCCATCGATACCCATAACGTCATTTGATTGTCCGGATGAATACAAATTTAAGGTCGTGGAAGAACTTGCAAAATTCTTTGAATCTAAGGGCTTTAACATCAGTAGAATAGATGGTGTGAAGGCGATCTCCGATGATGGTTGGGTTCTTATCAGGCCCTCGAACACTATGCCCCAGATAAAGATGACCGCTGAGGCCAGGAATGAAGAGAAGCTAAAGGAACTCGTCAAGATGGTGCAAGAAATGCTTAAGAAAAAAATTGATGAAATTTCGAAGGGATAA
- a CDS encoding NAD(P)H-hydrate dehydratase, with protein MGQVRESSDEDIRKAMKARRVHSRKGENGIVLVVGGSWLYHGAPALAAMASFRCGIDLVYIAVPEKITTAIRALSPNFIVLPLPDLKLTKGSVRRLGKILPEVDAAVVGPGLVPKDADALTFLLKELLEKDIAVVLDAAALIPDVLAIVKGKRVVLTPHAGEFKRLFGIELTKSVEERAVHVKEKASEYSLTILLKGPIDIISDGNEVVLNKTGTPAMTVGGTGDVLSGLVAGFLSKGVKPIEAAVAAARVNGLAGERATVKLGYHIVATDLLDEIPQILKAYDAVVED; from the coding sequence TTGGGTCAAGTTAGGGAGTCTTCGGACGAAGATATCAGGAAAGCGATGAAAGCTAGGAGGGTACATTCGAGAAAAGGTGAGAACGGCATAGTGCTTGTCGTGGGTGGAAGTTGGCTTTATCATGGTGCTCCGGCCCTTGCGGCTATGGCGTCTTTTAGGTGTGGCATAGACCTAGTCTATATTGCTGTACCGGAGAAGATAACGACGGCCATAAGAGCATTATCGCCAAACTTCATTGTTTTACCTTTACCAGATTTGAAACTCACGAAAGGTTCTGTCAGAAGACTCGGGAAGATTCTCCCTGAAGTTGATGCTGCTGTAGTAGGTCCGGGACTAGTGCCGAAAGATGCCGACGCTTTGACTTTTCTTCTAAAGGAACTTTTGGAAAAAGATATAGCGGTTGTGTTGGATGCTGCAGCGCTGATACCTGATGTGCTTGCTATTGTAAAAGGAAAAAGAGTTGTCCTTACACCACATGCAGGAGAGTTCAAAAGACTTTTTGGTATCGAGCTTACAAAGAGTGTTGAAGAACGCGCCGTTCACGTTAAGGAGAAAGCTTCAGAATATTCATTGACAATACTTCTAAAGGGACCGATAGATATTATCTCAGATGGTAATGAAGTAGTGCTCAATAAAACAGGCACACCTGCGATGACTGTTGGTGGAACTGGTGACGTACTCTCCGGACTCGTAGCAGGCTTCCTATCAAAAGGTGTAAAACCCATCGAGGCTGCTGTGGCCGCGGCTAGGGTAAATGGTTTAGCTGGTGAGAGGGCCACTGTTAAACTTGGCTACCACATAGTGGCTACCGACCTATTGGATGAAATACCACAGATATTGAAGGCATACGATGCTGTAGTGGAAGATTGA